Genomic window (Pyrus communis chromosome 13, drPyrComm1.1, whole genome shotgun sequence):
ACTTTAAACGTATACTGCTCGTTCCATTTGGGCTCCAAGCTATCGCACACGGTCCGTGTCCGTACCCATTTGGATCCATATTTTGCCACGCAATACGCATCCGTACATCCCTTACCGCTCACCGTCTTGACAGGTATCAAGTTCTTGCACCCGATGACGCCGAGCTCGACGGTGCCCAGCGGCGGCTTCCAGAGCTGCCTCGCGGTGGGCCGGTAGTCGCTGCACACGTAGGCCGCCTCGTCCATCACGTGATACCCGCCGTCGAAACAGAGGCGCAGGTGCATTCTGCCTCTGTAGGCCGTCCTCTTCTTCTGGTCTTCCTCGCCTGGGCTCTCCAATGTGAACCATCTCGAAGCCACTTTGCGGTCGTCGACGCGTCGTTCGATGGCGGTAAGGGGTATTGTCGCCACCCCCAATGTGACCGGTCCTTTCGCTAGCCGATTCTCTACAGTGAAAATTAAACGATCGCTGAACGGCTCCGCGGCTACGAACATCAAGTCTTGGTTCCACGACACCGTGCCGTTTCGGGTGACGGCGGGGTCGGTCTTGAGGGACTGGAATCCGAGCTGGGTTTTGACTTGGACAGATGACTCTGTCAACGACGGCGTCATGGGGAGAACGTCTTGGGCTTCGAGGACTGTTGCTCGGAGATACCACAGCTTCGGCGATTGATAGACTTTGGCTCGCGCGTTTGGGTTACCGGCTGTATCGGTCTTCCACGCGTCGGGAAACGAATCGTCCGCCTGGGTTCCCATCCACGTGGCGAGCATCAGGTCGCCGTTCATGCGGGCCCCGCCGCCCTCCAGCCTGTACCACTGCGGAGCCAAGGGGCTGTCGGGCGGGTCTCTCAGGGGAATTTCCGTCACGTCGAAACAGATTCCACCGAGGAAGTGATGCCCGGAGGCAACCTCGGAGGCGGTCGCGGGGTCAAACATGGGCGGGTCCCACACAGAAATTTCTAGGATGGAGGCGTCGGATTGGTCGGGGGATTGGCGGGCGAAGGCAAAGGTCTGGTCCCACTCGAAGCATTGGGTTTTTCTGGCGGGTTTGGACGTGATGTGGTGGTTGGCAGTGGAGATTTTAACGATCGGACTGCCGCTGGCGGGAAGGAAGCGCGCCTTCACCACTCGGACGAAGAGGTAGTGCATCTTCTCCACCAGATCAAACGACGGCCGATCCATCGACATGCTTTCTGTTGGCTCCAGCTGCGACGTATAGTTCATTACTGGTGGCCTTGGCATTGGCTGTGGGCCGCTGATTCCGTGGAATTTGAAATCTGGAACTGATTTCGATACGGCGGCTGCCATCATCTCTATTTCAGGTTGACGTTGCATGGCTGCTTCAGGTGGTGGCGGCGGGTCCCCTTGATCATGATTTGCATCATCagtgggtggtggtggtgttgacGTCGGCCCCGGTGGAGGATCAGATTGTACATCTTCAGGAGCTGCAGTTTCTGGTGGTGGCACCACCTCAGTCGGTGGTTCTTCGGCGGACTTCTCACCTTCCGGTGTCGGTGCTTGTTCTGCTTCGGGTGGTGGGTCCGCCTTAGTTTCCTTCTCGCCTGGTGGTGGGGTTGAGTCAGATTCTGGTGGCGGCGGCGCCTCGGACGACGGAGGCGGTGCAGTTTCAGCCTTTGGCTCCTCCACTTGAGGCGGCGGTGTTGGCGGTGCAGGCGGCGGGACAACCTCATCGACGTAATAAATCTTCAAGCCAATTTCACCTTGAATCCAACTAAAGAGGCTCTTCTTCTCCAATGGGAAATAAATCAAAGCCTCCTCGCCTTTCTTGACAAACTGAGTGGAACTCAGTCGGATCCTCCCGAGGAAGTTGTTCCTCCGGGTGGGTCCGTAGTTCTTGTCGTGGTGGACATCGAGCTCCAGCACATCCCCAAAAACATCGGAAGGCTTGCTAACGTTGAACTCGAGCAACTCGTTCCACACGGGGTTTAGGTCTCGTATCTTTGTCTGCGTCCTCTTCCGCTGCCCGTAGTAGTCCATCACCACGTACGGGCTCGACGTGCCGTGCCCATCTTTCGGCGACAGATTTCGAGCATCGACAACCTCAACTATCAGTTTCCGTATGGTAGCCATAACGTTGGTTCTTGAGTGATCAAAATGTCACAGAAAATGTGTAGCTAGCTTTGGTACTGTAGACTTTCTTAGCTAGCTACTATTATACTTCATTCGAGTAAGAGAGAAGAGGCATCATGGTTATGGAGAGAAGCTAtaaatcatgttaagtaaagtATGAGGGGAGAGATTCTATCCTGTGACCGATTGCATATCTCGAATTCTCTACTTCTCTCATCACTTCATATATCGAGAGATAAAAAATACAATTGATTACACTTGAGATTTTACCATATAAAATTGAcgttttttactttatttttggtGTAGCAAAAATATTAAGTAATGCATGAGAGCAAGGATTTTATCATATCAATTGTATATTTTCATCACTTTACTTCTCTCATCACATTACATGAGAGAGATACAACTGGTTAGCCGCATGACAGAGAAGTTTCTTAACTTCTTCATCTTTTACCTATTTAATTCActactttttgttatatatacatatatacatgtcttttaattcttttggtgcagaaaaaatggaaaagagaaCGATAAATGGGAAACAGAGGTAGTGGGATTCCAGTTGGGTGGGCAAGTAAAGGATAAAAGAtaggaaggaggaggagataGGGAGATAAGAAATCTAAAGGTGCTTAACTTCATCCCCAAGaagcttttatttttattttttcttgatGTGTAAGGAGCTTTAGACTATCTAATTTCTTTTGCTTGTTATTAGGaaatacttttctttattaaacTCAAGATTCTGTCTCTCAAATATAAACCTTTTCCTTTTGGCCAATACCACAGACATACAAATTATACCATATCGTATATATCTGTAGccaaatgatatatatatacacacacacgctTTTGACACATATTTACACTTATGTTGTAGGTCGCACTTCGCAATATCTTTCAACAATTCATACCGTCTATTATGAACATCTTAatggttttaatttaattttattttatttttgcaagaATCATTTATGAATGATGTAGTaagataaaatataaacaactttaactgttgaaatacattacaaaatgaATTCTACAAAAT
Coding sequences:
- the LOC137713134 gene encoding multiple C2 domain and transmembrane region protein 16: MATIRKLIVEVVDARNLSPKDGHGTSSPYVVMDYYGQRKRTQTKIRDLNPVWNELLEFNVSKPSDVFGDVLELDVHHDKNYGPTRRNNFLGRIRLSSTQFVKKGEEALIYFPLEKKSLFSWIQGEIGLKIYYVDEVVPPPAPPTPPPQVEEPKAETAPPPSSEAPPPPESDSTPPPGEKETKADPPPEAEQAPTPEGEKSAEEPPTEVVPPPETAAPEDVQSDPPPGPTSTPPPPTDDANHDQGDPPPPPEAAMQRQPEIEMMAAAVSKSVPDFKFHGISGPQPMPRPPVMNYTSQLEPTESMSMDRPSFDLVEKMHYLFVRVVKARFLPASGSPIVKISTANHHITSKPARKTQCFEWDQTFAFARQSPDQSDASILEISVWDPPMFDPATASEVASGHHFLGGICFDVTEIPLRDPPDSPLAPQWYRLEGGGARMNGDLMLATWMGTQADDSFPDAWKTDTAGNPNARAKVYQSPKLWYLRATVLEAQDVLPMTPSLTESSVQVKTQLGFQSLKTDPAVTRNGTVSWNQDLMFVAAEPFSDRLIFTVENRLAKGPVTLGVATIPLTAIERRVDDRKVASRWFTLESPGEEDQKKRTAYRGRMHLRLCFDGGYHVMDEAAYVCSDYRPTARQLWKPPLGTVELGVIGCKNLIPVKTVSGKGCTDAYCVAKYGSKWVRTRTVCDSLEPKWNEQYTFKVYDPCTVLSIGVFDSSGPGFEIDRSTDATRPDFRIGKIRVRISTLATGRVYGNTYPLLVLSPAGLKKMGEVQVAIRFVRVCPTLDLIHAYSQPSLPLMHHIKPLGVMQQDLLRRAAVKIVAAHLSRSEPPLGREVVIYMLDADSQGFSMRKVRANYFRIINVVAGVVDVVAWINDTRSWKKPMATILVHALLVLLVWFPDLIVPTLLFYVFVIGAWNYRFRSRAPLQHFDPKLSLADNVDRDELDEEFDAVPSNRPYEVVRARYDKLRMLGARVQTVLGDFAAQGERVQALVTWRDPRATGIFVVLCLVVAMILYVVPSKMVAMAFGFYYLRHPIFRDRMPSPALNFIRRLPSLSDRLL